In Solirubrobacterales bacterium, one genomic interval encodes:
- a CDS encoding ABC transporter ATP-binding protein/permease, with translation MITFRRLLGYVRTYRRELWGSLIFAWAAMGMTVLIPWLIGMAVSAIEDGDLDRLWQVVGLILGAAVLRLVLTVVRRIIAGRVSLAVEFDLRQQIYSHLQQLELGFFDQQQTGQLMSRATVDLQAIRFFLGYGLIFFSQSLLTIALAAGVMFWINPWLALVGLAPTPLVVLTAFRFTRQSRPAMQEVQQRVAELTAQAEETVTGIRVVKAFAREDHQYRKFQGAVDRLFEKSLLSTRIQAFFQPLIGALPQIGTALVLLVGGRAVIADQIGLGEFTAFYTYMLMLSSPLRSFGMALGMGQRAIAAGNRLFEVLDRDPGITAPPGAPPLPDGGGRIQFEGVDLNYGSGAGDALSGISLDLAAGSRIGLVGGSGSGKTSLVALIARLYDPTGGRVMIDGADLRSVETGSIRTGIAYVSDDSFLFSDSIRANIAYARPDAGDEEIERAARLAQADRFIEDLSEGYETVVGERGLTLSGGQRQRIAIARAILADPRILILDDATSSLDAATERAVRDGLDEVIRDRTTIVIGHRTSTLSLADEILVMEAGRIVERGSHTELATRSQAYRSLIASDEDQELRFVREPEGAVG, from the coding sequence GTGATCACCTTCCGGCGACTGCTTGGCTACGTGCGGACCTACCGAAGGGAGCTCTGGGGCTCCCTGATCTTTGCCTGGGCGGCAATGGGCATGACCGTGCTGATCCCGTGGCTGATCGGGATGGCAGTCAGCGCGATCGAGGACGGTGATCTCGATCGCCTGTGGCAGGTTGTGGGGCTGATTCTCGGGGCGGCAGTCCTGCGGCTGGTCCTCACCGTAGTCCGGCGGATCATCGCCGGCCGGGTCTCGCTCGCGGTCGAGTTCGATCTTCGCCAGCAGATCTACTCACACCTGCAGCAGCTCGAACTGGGCTTCTTCGATCAGCAGCAGACCGGTCAACTGATGTCACGGGCCACGGTTGACCTGCAGGCGATCCGCTTCTTCCTTGGCTACGGGCTGATCTTCTTCTCCCAGAGCCTGCTGACGATCGCACTCGCTGCGGGCGTGATGTTCTGGATCAACCCGTGGCTGGCCCTGGTTGGACTCGCCCCCACCCCGCTGGTGGTGCTGACCGCGTTCCGGTTCACCCGCCAGTCGCGACCGGCGATGCAGGAGGTTCAGCAGCGGGTGGCCGAGCTCACCGCCCAGGCCGAGGAGACGGTCACCGGGATCCGGGTGGTCAAGGCCTTCGCCCGCGAGGATCACCAGTACCGCAAGTTCCAGGGAGCGGTTGACCGGTTGTTCGAGAAGAGCCTGCTCTCGACCCGGATCCAGGCATTCTTCCAGCCGCTGATCGGTGCCCTGCCTCAGATCGGGACGGCCCTGGTGCTGCTGGTCGGCGGAAGAGCGGTGATCGCCGACCAGATCGGCCTCGGCGAGTTCACCGCGTTCTACACCTACATGCTGATGCTCTCCTCCCCGCTTCGTTCCTTCGGCATGGCTCTGGGCATGGGACAGCGGGCGATCGCCGCGGGAAACCGGTTGTTCGAGGTTCTCGACCGGGACCCCGGAATCACCGCCCCACCCGGGGCGCCACCGCTGCCCGACGGCGGCGGACGGATCCAGTTCGAAGGGGTCGACCTGAACTACGGCTCCGGCGCCGGAGATGCGCTCAGCGGGATCTCGCTCGATCTCGCCGCCGGCAGCCGGATCGGACTGGTCGGCGGTTCCGGATCGGGCAAGACCAGTCTGGTCGCGCTGATCGCCCGTCTGTACGACCCGACCGGCGGAAGAGTCATGATCGACGGGGCCGACCTCCGGTCGGTCGAGACCGGCTCGATCCGGACCGGTATCGCCTACGTGTCCGATGACAGTTTCCTTTTCAGCGATTCGATCCGGGCCAACATCGCCTACGCCCGACCCGACGCCGGCGACGAGGAGATCGAGCGGGCCGCCCGCCTGGCCCAGGCCGACCGGTTCATCGAGGACCTCTCCGAGGGCTACGAAACGGTTGTCGGCGAGCGCGGACTGACCCTCTCCGGCGGCCAGCGCCAGCGGATCGCCATCGCCCGGGCGATTCTCGCCGATCCCCGCATCCTGATCCTCGACGATGCCACCTCGTCGCTCGATGCGGCGACCGAAAGGGCGGTACGCGACGGCCTCGACGAGGTGATACGAGACCGCACCACGATCGTGATCGGCCACCGGACCTCCACCCTCTCTCTGGCCGACGAGATCCTGGTGATGGAAGCCGGTCGCATCGTCGAGCGCGGAAGTCACACGGAACTGGCCACCCGGTCGCAGGCCTACCGCTCGCTGATCGCCTCCGACGAGGATCAGGAACTCCGCTTCGTCCGGGAACCGGAAGGAGCCGTCGGATGA
- a CDS encoding ABC transporter ATP-binding protein/permease, which translates to MSPGGRDRRRKLTWVLGLLRPYRARLVWMFLAVLASTGSALLPPWLAGRAIDVGIVPGDTTALGLTVLAFALAITVNAATSWLQTWLVGWVGIRVLQDLREQVFQHVQRMSVGFFSRTHPGTVISRMTNDIEALNQLISDGIVTLFGNLLTLVGVVAIMVALDWRLALITFTVLPLLALTSMVFRHYSTGAFRRTRERIAQVTAYLQETLSGVRAVRSFGQEERHLVRMTELNQLNREANMATVYLNASYFPATELLTAVGTATILIFGGWQAIEGNIMIGVVVSFIGYLNLFFDPVQQLAQLYATYQQGMAALDKIFELLDTEAEIVDLPEAVTPEDIEGRVGFDRVSFSYAREAGRPDGPWAVEEIDLEISPGETVALVGATGAGKSTLAKLVTRFHDPQRGVVRIDGRPLPEWNQRGVRRLMGIVPQEGFLFSGTIAENIAFGRPDADRGEIEAAAATVGVDQFVANLPDGLDTEVGERGIQLSSGQRQLVAFARVVLARPRLLVLDEATSAVDTRTERIIERALATALSGRTAIVIAHRLSTIQRADRIVVLDHGRIVESGPHDELIRSGGAYARLHGSWVGATEDRGSAGSDAAGAGTAG; encoded by the coding sequence ATGAGTCCGGGCGGAAGGGACCGGCGGCGCAAGCTGACCTGGGTTCTTGGCCTGCTGCGGCCGTACCGTGCCCGGCTGGTCTGGATGTTCCTGGCGGTGCTGGCCTCCACCGGTTCTGCTCTACTGCCGCCCTGGCTGGCCGGCCGGGCGATCGACGTCGGCATCGTTCCCGGCGACACGACCGCCCTCGGCCTGACCGTTCTCGCCTTCGCGCTTGCGATCACGGTCAACGCCGCGACCTCCTGGCTGCAGACCTGGCTGGTCGGGTGGGTCGGGATCCGGGTGCTGCAGGACCTGCGAGAACAGGTTTTTCAACACGTTCAGCGGATGTCCGTCGGGTTCTTCAGTCGGACCCATCCCGGCACCGTGATCTCACGGATGACCAACGACATCGAGGCGCTGAACCAACTGATCAGTGACGGCATAGTCACCCTGTTCGGGAACCTGCTCACCCTGGTCGGGGTGGTCGCGATCATGGTTGCCCTCGACTGGCGTCTCGCCCTGATCACCTTCACCGTCCTTCCGCTGCTGGCCTTGACCAGCATGGTCTTCCGCCACTACTCGACCGGTGCCTTCCGGCGAACCCGGGAACGGATCGCCCAGGTGACCGCCTACCTGCAGGAGACCCTGAGCGGCGTCCGTGCGGTCCGTTCCTTCGGCCAGGAGGAACGGCATCTGGTCCGGATGACCGAGCTCAATCAGCTCAACCGCGAAGCCAACATGGCGACCGTGTACCTGAACGCCAGCTACTTCCCGGCGACCGAGCTTCTGACCGCGGTCGGGACCGCGACGATCCTGATCTTCGGTGGCTGGCAGGCGATCGAGGGCAACATCATGATCGGGGTGGTCGTTTCCTTCATCGGGTACCTCAACCTGTTCTTTGACCCGGTTCAGCAGCTGGCCCAGCTCTACGCCACCTACCAGCAGGGAATGGCCGCGCTGGACAAGATCTTCGAGCTGCTCGACACCGAAGCCGAGATCGTCGATCTGCCCGAAGCGGTCACCCCGGAGGACATCGAGGGACGGGTCGGGTTCGACCGGGTCTCCTTCAGCTACGCCAGGGAGGCCGGGCGACCCGACGGTCCCTGGGCGGTCGAGGAGATCGACCTCGAGATCTCCCCCGGAGAGACCGTCGCGTTGGTCGGCGCGACCGGCGCCGGCAAGTCCACCCTGGCGAAACTGGTCACCCGTTTCCACGACCCGCAGCGCGGGGTGGTCCGGATCGACGGCCGGCCGCTGCCGGAATGGAATCAGCGAGGAGTGCGGCGTCTGATGGGAATCGTGCCCCAGGAAGGCTTCCTGTTCTCGGGCACGATCGCCGAGAACATCGCCTTCGGTCGGCCCGACGCGGACCGCGGTGAGATTGAGGCGGCGGCAGCCACGGTCGGGGTGGATCAGTTCGTCGCCAATCTGCCCGATGGCCTCGACACCGAGGTCGGGGAACGCGGAATCCAGCTTTCATCCGGCCAGAGGCAGCTGGTCGCCTTTGCCCGGGTGGTCCTGGCCCGACCGCGCCTGCTGGTCCTCGATGAGGCCACCTCGGCCGTCGATACCCGTACCGAACGAATCATCGAGCGGGCCCTGGCCACCGCCCTGAGCGGACGCACCGCAATCGTTATCGCTCATCGCCTGTCGACGATTCAGCGGGCCGACCGGATCGTGGTTCTCGATCACGGACGGATCGTCGAGAGCGGCCCCCACGATGAACTGATCCGGTCAGGCGGAGCGTACGCCCGACTCCACGGGTCCTGGGTCGGTGCGACCGAAGACCGCGGCTCAGCCGGGTCCGATGCCGCCGGTGCCGGAACCGCCGGATGA